A region from the Triticum urartu cultivar G1812 chromosome 1, Tu2.1, whole genome shotgun sequence genome encodes:
- the LOC125534170 gene encoding uncharacterized protein LOC125534170 isoform X3, producing MAAARELRRPGSDLPPPQRAATSFHNLLPSQRHPPSSSATVPQPLAFAAVHDLFAPGEHAAESATMAGCSSEMDADANNFSGSNMEVVAALLPLDVSHAFQQRARGGESPSRSAASTRAVRQGSACSARNLGLKCNFLFVCTWMFLLFPGRIYRPDPLSCMCNVQFDSGTTAVQLFAEKKEKGKKNLLKNQCSPLCEASGSLCKRQNDGVNS from the exons atggccgccgcccgGGAGCTGCGACGGCCCGGATCCGACTTGCCTCCTCCACAGCGGGCAGCCACATCCTTCCACAACCTTCTTCCTAGCCAGCGGCATCCTCCCTCGTCGTCGGCCACGGTGCCGCAACCACTGGCTTTTGCTGCTGTGCATGATTTGTTTGCCCCCGGCGAGCATGCTGCAGAATCGGCGACGATGGCTGGATGCAGTTCAG AGATGGACGCTGACGCCAACAACTTCAGTGGCAGCAACATGGAAGTCGTTGCGGCGCTTCTGCCCCTGGATGTCAGTCATGCATTTCAGCAGCGTGCGCGTGGCGGTGAAAGTCCCTCGCGGTCTGCGGCGTCTACGCGTGCAGTCCGGCAGGGTAGCGCATGCAGTGCTCGAAACCTCGGCCTCAAATGTAATTTTCTTTTTGTTTGCACATGGATGTTCCTCCTATTTCCAGGCCGCATCTATCGTCCAGACCCCCTTTCTTGTATGTGTAATGTGCAGTTTGATTCGGGCACGACTGCGGTTCAGTTATTTgcagaaaaaaaagaaaaaggtaAAAAAAACTTGTTGAAAAATCAATGCAGTCCACTATGTGAAGCAAGTGGTTCTCTTTGTAAAAGACAAAATGACGGGGTTAACTCCTAG
- the LOC125513550 gene encoding protein FAR1-RELATED SEQUENCE 5-like: MFDETRDSFIWLFESFLAAHNGRQPRTIYTDQDIAMGKAIEHVFTQSYHGLCTFHIMQNAVKHLSSVKDEEEDEVEDEEKETHILTDFGACMYGYEDKAEFEEAFDNMRQKVHKQTWLDSIYKVKEKWAECYMRDVFSLGVRSTQLSESFNNALKNHLKSDFHIVRFLMHFERTMEVKRRKELESEFEARKKLPRIKMFTPMLVQASKVYTRIIFEAFQGEYERSMAACCRVLDGNNKFGVAIGSLHGDLQFEEERIVIGDPLTQTISCSCGMFNRAGVLCGHGLKVLDLLNIKTMPTHYVLKRLTREARNGSIQDRQGRNVVENPKLEAQLRYQDLSHKFHNLAHKAANYLECCVLLENAHDSVAPQIEDKLNATTSAMNEPCKDKENVEPNVQQTNEFLCSAQLKKKEVQSRNLRRKKGWLEKLLKGKRKSTKTTAPTKKGAKKQQKKGKPQVEVEKDDKNKGANLEFQECNAIFSFTQLLTTPPCDVHHLF, from the exons ATGTTTGATGAAACACGAGACTCGTTTATATGGCTCTTCGAGAGTTTTCTAGCAGCACATAATGGAAGACAACCTAGAACTATTTATACGGATCAAGATATAGCAATGGGAAAAGCTATAGAGCATGTCTTCACGCAATCATATCATGGATTGTGCACCTTCCACATAATGCAAAATGCTGTCAAACATTTATCTTCAGTGAAGGACGAAGAGGAAGATGAAGTGGAAGATGAAGAAAAGGAGACTCACATTCTCACTGATTTTGGTGCATGTATGTATGGCTATGAGGACAAGGCAGAATTTGAAGAAGCGTTTGATAATATGAGACAAAAGGTGCATAAGCAAACTTGGTTAGATAGTATCTACAAGGTGAAGGAAAAATGGGCTGAATGTTATATGAGAGATGTCTTCAGTTTGGGAGTGAGGAGTACACAACTAAGTGAGAGCTTCAACAATGCATTGAAGAATCATTTGAAATCAGATTTTCATATTGTTCGATTCTTGATGCACTTTGAGAGGACGATGGAAGTGAAAAGAAGAAAGGAATTGGAATCTGAATTTGAGGCAAGGAAAAAATTACCAAGAATCAAAATGTTCACACCTATGTTGGTGCAAGCAAGCAAAGTGTATACTCGAATTATTTTTGAAGCTTTCCAAGGTGAGTATGAAAGATCCATGGCTGCATGTTGTAGAGTATTGGATGGAAATAACAAATTTGGTGTTGCTATTGGGAGTTTGCATGGTGATTTACAGTTCGAGGAGGAGCGCATAGTGATAGGTGATCCTTTGACCCAAACCATTTCATGTAGTTGTGGAATGTTCAATAGGGCAGGAGTATTGTGTGGACATGGTCTCAAAGTTCTTGATTTGCTGAATATAAAGACAATGCCAACACATTATGTCTTAAAGAGATTGACTAGAGAAGCACGCAATGGAAGTATACAAGATAGGCAAGGAAGGAATGTTGTAGAAAATCCAAAACTAGAAGCTCAACTTCGGTACCAGGATTTGTCTCATAAATTTCACAATTTGGCACATAAAGCAGCCAACTATTTAGAATGTTGTGTGCTATTGGAGAATGCACATGATTCCGTTGCTCCACAAATAGAGGATAAACTCAACGCAACTACTAGTGCTATGAATGAACCATGTAAAGACAAGGAAAATGTTGAACCAAATGTCCAGCAAACAAATGAGTTTCTTTGTTCcgcacaactaaagaaaaaagagGTTCAATCAAGAAATTTAAGGAGAAAGAAAGGTTGGCTTGAGAAGTTACTCAAGGGGAAGCGCAAGTCAACTAAAACTACCGCACCAACAAAAAAAGGAGCAAAG AAGCAACAAAAGAAGGGGAAGCCTCAAGTGGAAGTGGAGAAGGATGACAAGAACAAAGGAGCAAACTTGGAGTTTCAAGAGTGCAATGCAATCTTCAGTTTCACCCAACTCTTGACAACTCCACCTTGTGATGTTCATCATTTGTTTTAG
- the LOC125534170 gene encoding uncharacterized protein LOC125534170 isoform X1 yields the protein MAAARELRRPGSDLPPPQRAATSFHNLLPSQRHPPSSSATVPQPLAFAAVHDLFAPGEHAAESATMAGCSSVSVDLRHHVVTSWSAPPAALPSTPRSSPTVGRRVDCIRSTMHCNTRTTAPHEDHGRTALPRCPLEATGSHVPLNEEQLLPSPDPPLPCHFLLSILKTRDQWHSGSNIFSSLACSSSGMGQGKRCRAVLELQLSFSFGKGHRAESTTSPPLPGGVKFGCCSTPGVRVQ from the exons atggccgccgcccgGGAGCTGCGACGGCCCGGATCCGACTTGCCTCCTCCACAGCGGGCAGCCACATCCTTCCACAACCTTCTTCCTAGCCAGCGGCATCCTCCCTCGTCGTCGGCCACGGTGCCGCAACCACTGGCTTTTGCTGCTGTGCATGATTTGTTTGCCCCCGGCGAGCATGCTGCAGAATCGGCGACGATGGCTGGATGCAGTTCAG TTTCAGTCGATCTGCGGCACCACGTCGTCACCTCGTGGAGTGCCCCACCTGCAGCTCTCCCCTCTACTCCACGCAGTTCGCCGACGGTGGGGAGACGAGTGGACTGCATCCGATCCACAATGCACTGCAACACTCGGACGACTGCGCCGCATGAAGATCATGGGCGAACTGCTCTTCCTAGGTGTCCTCTGGAAGCAACCGGTAGCCATGTCCCTTTGAATGAGGAGCAGTTGTTGCCATCACCGGATCCGCCCCTACCTTGCCATTTCCTCCTCTCAATCTTGAAAACTAGGGATCAATGGCACTCAGGCAGCAACATATTTTCGTCCCTCGCCTGCTCATCTTCGGGAATGGGACAGGGGAAACGCTGTCGTGCGGTGCTGGAGCTCCAACTTTCGTTTTCCTTCGGGAAAGGGCATAGGGCAGAGTCCACCACCTCACCTCCTCTCCCTGGCGGCGTGAAGTTTGGTTGTTGCAGTACACCAGGCGTGCGCGTGCAGTGA
- the LOC125534170 gene encoding uncharacterized protein LOC125534170 isoform X2, protein MAAARELRRPGSDLPPPQRAATSFHNLLPSQRHPPSSSATVPQPLAFAAVHDLFAPGEHAAESATMAGCSSGEAAARAMHLQEEMDADANNFSGSNMEVVAALLPLDVSHAFQQRARGGESPSRSAASTRAVRQGSACSARNLGLKCNFLFVCTWMFLLFPGRIYRPDPLSCMCNVQFDSGTTAVQLFAEKKEKGKKNLLKNQCSPLCEASGSLCKRQNDGVNS, encoded by the exons atggccgccgcccgGGAGCTGCGACGGCCCGGATCCGACTTGCCTCCTCCACAGCGGGCAGCCACATCCTTCCACAACCTTCTTCCTAGCCAGCGGCATCCTCCCTCGTCGTCGGCCACGGTGCCGCAACCACTGGCTTTTGCTGCTGTGCATGATTTGTTTGCCCCCGGCGAGCATGCTGCAGAATCGGCGACGATGGCTGGATGCAGTTCAGGTGAGGCAGCAGCTCGCGCCATGCATTTACAAGAGG AGATGGACGCTGACGCCAACAACTTCAGTGGCAGCAACATGGAAGTCGTTGCGGCGCTTCTGCCCCTGGATGTCAGTCATGCATTTCAGCAGCGTGCGCGTGGCGGTGAAAGTCCCTCGCGGTCTGCGGCGTCTACGCGTGCAGTCCGGCAGGGTAGCGCATGCAGTGCTCGAAACCTCGGCCTCAAATGTAATTTTCTTTTTGTTTGCACATGGATGTTCCTCCTATTTCCAGGCCGCATCTATCGTCCAGACCCCCTTTCTTGTATGTGTAATGTGCAGTTTGATTCGGGCACGACTGCGGTTCAGTTATTTgcagaaaaaaaagaaaaaggtaAAAAAAACTTGTTGAAAAATCAATGCAGTCCACTATGTGAAGCAAGTGGTTCTCTTTGTAAAAGACAAAATGACGGGGTTAACTCCTAG